Proteins from one Pirellulales bacterium genomic window:
- a CDS encoding RDD family protein — protein sequence MAELIDTNIEIVTPENIAISYRLAGPFQRLPAYLIDLALRLTALFVVGVIVATVFTWIGLGAVGGGLWLLFLFALEWFYGGFFETIWNGQTPGKWLLRLRVLSVDGRPISAWQAVLRNLLRAADAMPSLSQYVLTYLLGLATTAANDRFQRLGDLACGTMVVVEEPRRRHGVVVVAEPEVVRLAADLPPNITLEPGVARALASYVARRTVFTPERRIEISRHLAEPLRQRLGLGPSSPDVLLCALYRRLFLADEAAP from the coding sequence ATGGCCGAATTGATCGACACGAATATCGAGATTGTGACGCCCGAGAATATCGCAATCTCCTACCGCCTGGCGGGCCCGTTTCAGCGATTGCCGGCCTACCTGATCGACTTGGCGCTGCGCTTAACAGCGCTCTTCGTGGTGGGGGTGATCGTCGCTACTGTCTTCACCTGGATTGGGCTGGGGGCCGTGGGCGGGGGGCTCTGGTTGTTGTTCCTGTTCGCGCTCGAGTGGTTCTACGGCGGTTTTTTCGAGACGATCTGGAACGGGCAGACGCCCGGGAAATGGCTGTTGCGCCTGCGCGTGCTGTCCGTCGACGGCCGGCCGATTTCGGCCTGGCAGGCCGTGTTGCGGAATCTGCTGCGCGCGGCCGACGCCATGCCGAGCCTGTCGCAGTACGTGCTGACCTACTTGTTGGGACTCGCGACCACGGCCGCGAACGATCGCTTTCAACGGTTGGGCGACCTGGCCTGTGGCACGATGGTGGTCGTCGAAGAACCTCGCCGGCGTCATGGCGTCGTCGTGGTCGCCGAACCCGAGGTCGTGCGTCTGGCCGCCGACTTGCCGCCGAACATCACGCTCGAGCCGGGCGTCGCGCGTGCCCTGGCGAGTTACGTGGCGCGGCGCACGGTGTTCACCCCGGAGCGGCGGATCGAGATTTCGCGCCACCTGGCCGAACCTTTGCGGCAACGGCTCGGCCTGGGGCCCAGCAGCCCCGACGTCCTGCTGTGTGCCTTGTACCGGCGCTTGTTCCTGGCCGATGAGGCGGCGCCATGA
- a CDS encoding stage II sporulation protein M translates to MKVALILEKRRQNWHELQGYCDQLESQGRRSLGARAVLRFASLYRSVCGDLALAESYQLPASTIAYLHQLVGRAHNHLYRSPTFRVSEVLRELLWQTPQRLFHDNYLRLAFALFWGFFFATMYLGYAAPDFAEGLVGREALTQLEEMYEAPVTGRNFATGNSMAGFYVWHNAGIGLQCFAGGLLFGIGGLFTTITNAVQLGTMFGHMATTPQRLNFFQFVTAHGPFELTAIVLSSAAGMRLGFALIDTQGCSRRDALLTAGRQSLPIAVAAISLFALAAVIEGFISPSAVPYWAKACVAAASSAVLMFYFVVLGWPRGGSVATG, encoded by the coding sequence ATGAAGGTTGCGTTGATCCTGGAAAAACGCCGCCAGAACTGGCACGAGCTCCAGGGCTATTGCGACCAGCTCGAAAGCCAGGGGCGACGCTCGCTCGGTGCGCGTGCCGTGTTGCGGTTTGCCTCGCTCTATCGCTCGGTCTGCGGCGACCTGGCGCTAGCCGAGTCCTACCAGTTGCCGGCGTCGACCATCGCCTATTTGCATCAACTCGTGGGGCGGGCGCACAACCATCTGTACCGCAGCCCGACCTTTCGTGTCAGCGAAGTGCTGCGCGAGCTGTTGTGGCAAACTCCGCAGCGGCTGTTTCACGACAATTATTTGCGGCTGGCGTTTGCGCTGTTCTGGGGATTCTTCTTCGCCACGATGTACCTCGGTTACGCGGCGCCCGACTTTGCCGAGGGGCTGGTCGGCCGCGAGGCGCTGACCCAACTCGAAGAGATGTACGAAGCACCGGTGACGGGCCGCAATTTCGCCACGGGCAACTCGATGGCCGGATTCTATGTCTGGCATAACGCCGGCATCGGCCTGCAGTGCTTCGCCGGAGGGTTGCTGTTCGGCATCGGTGGCCTGTTCACCACGATCACCAATGCCGTACAGTTGGGCACCATGTTCGGCCACATGGCGACGACGCCGCAGCGGCTGAACTTCTTTCAATTCGTCACGGCCCATGGGCCCTTCGAGTTGACGGCCATCGTGCTCTCGTCGGCGGCGGGCATGCGCCTGGGCTTTGCGCTGATCGACACGCAGGGCTGCTCGCGGCGCGACGCCCTGTTGACGGCGGGCCGTCAGTCGTTGCCGATCGCCGTGGCGGCCATCAGTTTGTTCGCCCTGGCGGCGGTGATCGAAGGGTTCATCTCGCCTTCCGCCGTCCCCTATTGGGCCAAAGCCTGCGTGGCGGCCGCGTCGTCGGCCGTGTTGATGTTCTATTTCGTGGTCCTCGGGTGGCCCCGGGGAGGTTCCGTTGCAACTGGATGA
- a CDS encoding DUF4129 domain-containing protein, producing MNHGVSALNTSACCWARAGLVLLAVLAAPHTVAAQEDERHEPPSVEANDQRAVEDAREGLAEWWVFPWYDSAQDDLAPVKVRKSRESWSWKGPSWAFDASLLEQFLQALPWIALFLAIGAIVYLGWRLFWRQEAAGVHVANRAANEHQADHARLEALPFPVDHTTGDLLAEARRQYEAGNYARAIIYLFSHQLVECDRRQLIRLARGKTNRQYLRELGRRDALRTLVEHTMITFEAVFFGDHPLDRTGFERCWRQLDQFQALVEGGTA from the coding sequence ATGAACCACGGAGTGTCGGCCCTCAACACGAGCGCGTGCTGCTGGGCTCGGGCCGGGCTGGTCCTGCTGGCCGTATTGGCCGCGCCACATACGGTCGCTGCGCAGGAAGACGAACGGCACGAGCCGCCTTCGGTCGAGGCGAACGACCAGCGCGCCGTAGAGGATGCCCGCGAAGGTCTGGCCGAGTGGTGGGTTTTTCCGTGGTACGACTCGGCGCAAGACGATCTGGCGCCCGTTAAGGTGCGCAAATCGCGCGAATCGTGGAGCTGGAAGGGTCCGAGCTGGGCATTCGACGCGTCGCTGCTCGAACAGTTCTTGCAGGCGCTGCCCTGGATCGCGCTGTTCCTGGCCATCGGGGCGATCGTCTACCTTGGCTGGCGATTGTTCTGGCGCCAAGAGGCGGCCGGGGTGCACGTGGCGAATCGCGCCGCGAATGAGCATCAGGCCGACCACGCGCGCCTCGAGGCCTTGCCGTTCCCGGTTGATCACACGACCGGCGACCTGCTGGCCGAGGCGCGGCGGCAGTATGAGGCGGGCAACTATGCCCGGGCAATCATCTACTTGTTCAGCCATCAACTGGTCGAATGCGACCGGCGGCAGTTGATTCGTCTGGCAAGGGGCAAGACCAATCGGCAATACCTGCGCGAGTTGGGCCGGCGCGATGCGCTGCGGACGCTCGTGGAACACACGATGATCACGTTCGAGGCGGTGTTTTTTGGCGATCATCCCCTCGACCGGACCGGGTTCGAGCGCTGCTGGCGACAGCTGGATCAGTTCCAGGCCCTCGTCGAAGGGGGCACGGCATGA
- a CDS encoding MoxR family ATPase has product MVMRFPAPGTTGNFEFFQGSWMTEERGPSSEPPSAAFEQEPATPIEVVAAVGDEQPPVVGDAMQDVRELFERITSEIRKLYVGQEELVLGTLVALFSGGHVLIESVPGLGKTLFVRALGRVLGCRFGRIQFTADLMPSDVTGAPIFDLKSQEFRFRPGPVFTQLLLADEINRAPAKTHAALLEIMQEYRVTVESTSHSIERPFLVLATQNPIESEGTYNLPEAQLDRFMFKMVANYPSLGEEVEILQSHNLQEDINERLERELATVTSPAEILAVSRRAGSVRVDPRLTEYIATLVRLSRQWPHFYMGASPRAGIALMQGARTLAAFRGRDYAVPDDVVEIVLPALRHRVSLTAEAEVEGRSIDESLGEMLRTVEVPRL; this is encoded by the coding sequence ATGGTGATGCGGTTTCCGGCCCCGGGCACGACGGGGAATTTCGAGTTTTTTCAGGGCAGTTGGATGACCGAAGAACGAGGGCCATCGAGCGAGCCACCGAGCGCGGCTTTCGAGCAGGAGCCGGCGACGCCGATCGAAGTCGTCGCGGCGGTGGGCGACGAGCAGCCGCCGGTTGTCGGCGATGCGATGCAGGACGTCCGCGAGCTGTTCGAGCGGATCACCAGCGAAATCCGCAAGCTCTACGTCGGCCAGGAAGAACTCGTCCTGGGTACCCTGGTCGCGCTGTTTTCCGGCGGCCATGTCTTGATTGAGAGCGTGCCGGGACTGGGCAAGACGCTGTTCGTGCGCGCCCTCGGTCGCGTGCTCGGTTGTCGCTTCGGTCGCATTCAGTTCACGGCCGACCTGATGCCGTCAGACGTCACGGGCGCGCCGATCTTCGATCTGAAGTCGCAGGAATTCCGCTTTCGGCCGGGCCCCGTGTTTACCCAATTGCTGTTGGCCGACGAGATCAACCGCGCGCCGGCCAAGACGCATGCGGCGCTGCTGGAAATCATGCAGGAATATCGCGTCACGGTGGAGAGTACGAGCCACTCGATCGAGCGTCCGTTCTTGGTGCTGGCTACGCAGAACCCGATCGAGTCCGAGGGTACGTACAACCTGCCCGAGGCACAGTTGGACCGCTTCATGTTCAAGATGGTGGCCAACTACCCCTCGTTGGGCGAGGAGGTGGAGATCCTGCAGAGCCACAACCTGCAGGAAGACATCAACGAACGGCTCGAGCGCGAACTGGCCACGGTGACCTCGCCGGCGGAGATCCTGGCCGTGTCGCGGCGCGCAGGCAGCGTGCGCGTCGATCCGCGACTGACCGAATACATCGCCACGCTGGTGCGCTTGTCTCGGCAGTGGCCGCATTTCTACATGGGTGCCAGTCCCCGTGCCGGCATCGCGCTGATGCAAGGCGCGCGGACGTTGGCGGCGTTTCGGGGCCGCGACTACGCGGTGCCGGACGACGTCGTCGAGATCGTGCTTCCGGCGCTGAGGCATCGCGTGTCGCTCACGGCCGAGGCCGAAGTCGAGGGCCGCAGCATCGACGAATCGCTCGGTGAAATGCTGCGCACCGTCGAGGTACCCCGGCTCTAG
- a CDS encoding DUF58 domain-containing protein, with protein sequence MEGDPAATSPLFLAAVVAATLGLLALAANWLRAFPYRGLVWLSLVPGLLSITLLFTGALWRPVLVLDALILVVALVDLVRLPRRETFAVERQVSRIASLQKQHPVTLIVSNLGAREYVVAVRDDVPSTFEPGEREFRLQLAGRSRVVLDYQCRCTRRGAFTMQRVHLRVRSPWALWQRYFDYPLASVVHVYPDLKQLKQYALLARANRLNLVGVRRSRRLGQDNEFERLRDYTPDDNYKFIDWRSTARRGKLTVKDFQANQSQRLIFLVDTGRMMTNAAAGLSLLDHALNSMLMLSYVALAHGDSVGLLTFSDEIHAYVPPHGGQNQMNRLLHASFDRFPRLVESRYDKAFLYLAAHCHRRALVVLITNLIDEVNRLQVEQYLASLVGKHLPLGVLLRDRRIFQIAEAGSPLAAAPAGQGAYDLYDAAAASDILLWRQQMLADLHAKGVLCLDVFPEELTAPLVNRYLSIKARHLL encoded by the coding sequence GTGGAAGGCGATCCGGCGGCAACCTCGCCCCTGTTCTTGGCGGCTGTCGTGGCGGCGACGCTGGGTTTGCTTGCGCTCGCGGCCAACTGGCTGCGCGCATTTCCGTACCGCGGCCTGGTCTGGCTGTCGCTGGTGCCGGGATTACTCTCGATCACCCTGTTGTTCACCGGCGCGTTGTGGCGGCCCGTGCTGGTACTCGACGCCTTGATCTTGGTGGTCGCGCTTGTCGATCTGGTGCGATTGCCGCGCCGCGAGACGTTTGCCGTCGAACGCCAGGTCAGCCGCATCGCATCGCTGCAAAAACAGCACCCCGTGACGTTAATCGTCAGCAATCTGGGCGCACGCGAGTATGTCGTCGCGGTCCGCGACGATGTGCCCTCGACGTTCGAGCCTGGCGAGCGCGAGTTCCGTTTGCAGCTCGCGGGCCGCAGCCGGGTCGTGCTCGACTATCAATGTCGTTGCACGCGCCGTGGGGCGTTTACGATGCAACGGGTGCACCTGCGCGTGCGCAGTCCATGGGCGCTGTGGCAGCGCTATTTCGACTACCCGTTGGCGAGCGTGGTGCACGTCTACCCCGACCTGAAACAACTCAAGCAATATGCCCTCCTGGCCCGGGCCAATCGCTTGAACCTGGTGGGGGTGCGGCGTAGCCGGCGGCTGGGTCAGGACAACGAGTTCGAGCGGCTGCGCGATTACACACCCGACGACAATTACAAGTTCATCGACTGGCGCAGCACGGCCCGCCGCGGCAAGCTGACGGTCAAGGACTTTCAGGCCAATCAAAGCCAGCGGTTGATCTTCCTGGTCGACACGGGCCGAATGATGACGAACGCAGCGGCGGGCTTGAGCCTGTTGGACCACGCGCTCAACTCGATGCTGATGCTCAGCTACGTGGCGCTGGCCCACGGCGACTCGGTCGGCTTGTTGACCTTTTCCGACGAGATTCACGCCTATGTCCCGCCGCACGGCGGGCAGAATCAGATGAACCGCCTGCTGCACGCGTCGTTCGATCGCTTTCCGCGGCTGGTCGAATCGCGCTATGACAAGGCGTTCTTGTACCTGGCCGCGCATTGTCACCGGCGGGCCCTAGTCGTGTTGATCACCAACCTGATCGACGAGGTCAACCGCTTGCAGGTCGAACAATATCTGGCCTCGCTGGTGGGCAAGCATTTGCCGCTAGGCGTGCTGTTGCGCGACCGGCGGATCTTTCAGATCGCCGAGGCCGGCTCGCCGCTGGCCGCCGCGCCGGCCGGCCAGGGGGCCTACGATCTCTACGACGCGGCCGCCGCCAGCGACATCCTCCTGTGGCGCCAACAAATGCTGGCCGACTTGCACGCCAAGGGAGTGCTCTGCCTCGACGTTTTTCCCGAGGAACTGACGGCGCCCTTGGTGAATCGCTACCTGTCGATCAAGGCCCGGCACCTGCTGTAG
- a CDS encoding proline dehydrogenase family protein has protein sequence MAIAHLVPPVEPLAARDLAAIERSTQDIGRELFARLETGTPHIFARRWWDDRILAWAMRDESVKVQMFRFIDVLPMLRDSADVVRHLHEYFDDVQSGLPSAARLGLAAAAPHSVLGRALALAARRHAQASARRFIAGTTSEEVLAAAMRERKLRRAFTLDVLGEAVTSDREAERYLNAYLELIESLAPRVNVWPEVPQIDRAQFAELPRVNVSIKLSALDSHFDALDPAGALRRVAPRLRLLLRAARENRAHLHVDMESYEVKDLTLHVFREVLAESEFRDFADVGIVIQCYLRDAERDLTELAQWTRRRGTPVWVRLVKGAYWDYETVRARSLGWPVPVFTQKWQSDACYERATRFVLSEAAWLRPALGSHNLRSLAHGIATARHLGIPASAYEIQMLYGMADQEKDALVRQGHRVRVYMPYGELIPGMAYLVRRLLENTSNDSFLRAGFTEHVAPERLLMNPNELGAQSVPPIEPEPIVQVGPGTGGVFHNEPPTDFTSAAARAAFASALEEVRSTLGRHEPLVIGGRAVETATRIESRDPSATARVVGTTASAGRAEVDTAVAVARSALPGWHALGAHRRGDLLRGVAAQMRHRRFELAAWEVYECGKPWREADADVAEAIDFLEFYARGAEALEQPHGVDAPGEENRFTYLPRGVAAVIAPWNFPLAILTGMTAAALATGNTVVMKPAEQSPIIAARLKDLCIAAGLPPGVVNYLPGDGATAGAALVEHPDVALIAFTGSREVGLAIHRRAAEMSAAADSRGVKRVIAEMGGKNAILVDADADLDEAVLGIVRSAFGYSGQKCSACSRAVVHEAVYDALLERLVEAARSLVIAPAEDPGCQLGPLIDAEALERVQQSIALGRREGREVLSVDVGPLAQQGHFVGPHIFADLDPGSRLAQEEIFGPVLAVLRARDFAHGVEIVNATRYALTAGVYSRSPAHLEQARRELLAGNVYLNRPITGALVHRQPFGGFRLSGIGSQAGGSDYLLQFVVPRTVTENTLRRGFAPLSTGSEAQRSSADARN, from the coding sequence GTGGCAATTGCACATCTCGTGCCCCCTGTCGAACCGCTCGCGGCGCGCGACCTGGCCGCCATCGAGCGCAGCACGCAGGACATCGGCCGCGAGCTGTTTGCCCGGCTCGAAACGGGCACTCCGCACATTTTCGCGCGGCGCTGGTGGGACGACCGCATTCTCGCCTGGGCGATGCGCGATGAGTCGGTCAAGGTGCAGATGTTCCGGTTCATCGACGTGCTGCCGATGCTTCGCGACTCGGCCGACGTCGTGCGTCACCTGCACGAGTATTTCGACGATGTGCAAAGCGGACTGCCTTCGGCCGCGCGTCTGGGGCTGGCCGCCGCGGCCCCACACTCGGTGCTGGGCCGCGCCCTGGCGCTGGCCGCGCGACGGCATGCTCAGGCCAGCGCGCGGCGATTCATCGCCGGCACGACCAGCGAAGAGGTCCTCGCCGCGGCGATGCGCGAACGCAAGCTGCGCCGGGCCTTCACGCTCGACGTGCTGGGCGAAGCCGTTACCAGCGATCGCGAAGCCGAGAGGTATTTGAACGCCTATCTCGAATTGATCGAGTCGCTGGCGCCGCGCGTCAACGTCTGGCCCGAGGTGCCGCAGATCGATCGAGCCCAATTCGCCGAACTGCCGCGGGTGAATGTGTCGATCAAGCTCTCGGCACTCGACAGCCATTTCGACGCGCTCGACCCGGCCGGCGCGCTGCGCCGAGTAGCCCCGAGGCTCCGCCTGCTGCTGCGCGCGGCCCGCGAGAACCGGGCACATCTGCACGTCGACATGGAGTCGTACGAGGTCAAGGACCTCACGCTGCACGTCTTTCGTGAGGTCTTGGCGGAGAGCGAATTCCGCGATTTCGCCGACGTGGGCATCGTGATCCAGTGCTACCTGCGCGACGCCGAACGCGACCTGACCGAACTGGCCCAATGGACCCGGCGGCGCGGCACGCCCGTCTGGGTGCGATTGGTCAAAGGGGCCTACTGGGACTACGAAACCGTGCGCGCCCGCAGCCTCGGCTGGCCGGTACCCGTCTTCACGCAGAAATGGCAGTCGGATGCGTGCTACGAACGGGCCACGCGGTTCGTCCTGAGCGAGGCGGCCTGGCTCCGTCCCGCGCTGGGCAGCCACAACCTGCGTTCGCTGGCTCACGGTATCGCCACGGCGCGCCATCTGGGCATTCCCGCGAGCGCGTACGAAATCCAGATGCTGTACGGCATGGCCGACCAGGAAAAAGACGCCCTAGTGCGGCAGGGACATCGCGTCAGGGTTTACATGCCGTACGGGGAATTGATTCCCGGCATGGCGTATCTCGTGCGGCGGCTGCTGGAAAACACCTCGAACGATTCCTTTCTCAGGGCCGGCTTTACCGAGCACGTGGCCCCGGAGCGACTGCTGATGAATCCCAACGAGCTGGGTGCCCAGAGTGTGCCGCCGATCGAACCGGAGCCGATCGTACAGGTTGGCCCAGGCACGGGCGGTGTGTTTCACAACGAGCCGCCGACCGATTTCACCTCGGCCGCGGCGCGAGCCGCCTTTGCGTCGGCGCTCGAAGAGGTGCGGTCAACACTGGGACGGCACGAGCCGCTGGTGATCGGCGGACGGGCCGTCGAAACGGCGACGCGCATCGAGTCGCGCGATCCGTCGGCCACGGCGCGCGTTGTCGGCACGACGGCGTCTGCCGGGCGTGCCGAGGTCGACACCGCCGTGGCGGTGGCGCGGTCGGCGCTGCCCGGCTGGCACGCGTTGGGCGCACACCGCCGTGGTGACCTGTTGCGCGGCGTGGCGGCGCAGATGCGGCACCGACGTTTCGAGTTGGCGGCCTGGGAGGTGTACGAATGCGGCAAGCCGTGGCGCGAGGCCGATGCCGACGTCGCCGAGGCGATCGACTTCCTGGAGTTTTACGCCCGTGGTGCCGAAGCGCTCGAACAACCGCACGGCGTCGACGCACCCGGCGAGGAGAACCGGTTCACGTATTTGCCGCGCGGGGTGGCGGCCGTGATCGCTCCGTGGAATTTTCCGTTGGCGATCTTGACCGGCATGACAGCGGCGGCTCTGGCGACCGGCAACACCGTCGTGATGAAGCCGGCCGAGCAGTCGCCGATCATCGCGGCCCGGCTCAAGGACCTGTGCATCGCGGCCGGCTTGCCGCCGGGGGTCGTGAACTATCTACCGGGCGATGGTGCCACGGCCGGGGCGGCACTCGTCGAGCATCCCGACGTGGCGCTGATCGCATTCACCGGCTCGCGCGAGGTGGGGTTGGCCATTCATCGCCGGGCCGCGGAGATGTCCGCGGCGGCCGACAGCCGCGGCGTCAAACGTGTGATCGCTGAGATGGGAGGGAAAAACGCCATCCTGGTCGACGCCGACGCCGATCTGGACGAGGCCGTTTTGGGAATTGTGCGCAGCGCATTCGGCTACAGCGGCCAGAAGTGCTCGGCCTGTTCGCGGGCCGTGGTGCACGAGGCCGTCTACGACGCCTTGCTCGAGCGACTGGTCGAAGCCGCGCGGAGCCTGGTGATCGCGCCGGCCGAAGATCCCGGCTGCCAACTGGGACCGTTGATCGACGCCGAGGCCCTCGAGCGCGTGCAGCAATCCATCGCGCTGGGGCGTCGCGAGGGCCGCGAAGTGTTGTCGGTCGACGTGGGCCCACTCGCCCAGCAGGGGCATTTCGTGGGTCCGCACATCTTCGCCGACCTCGATCCCGGCAGCCGCCTGGCGCAAGAGGAGATTTTCGGACCGGTGCTGGCCGTGCTACGGGCCCGCGATTTCGCTCATGGTGTGGAGATCGTCAACGCCACGCGCTATGCGCTCACGGCCGGGGTGTACTCGCGCAGCCCGGCGCACCTGGAACAAGCACGGCGCGAGTTGCTGGCCGGCAATGTCTACCTCAACCGGCCCATCACCGGGGCCCTGGTCCATCGGCAGCCGTTTGGCGGCTTTCGCCTGTCGGGCATCGGCAGCCAAGCGGGCGGCAGCGACTACCTGCTGCAGTTCGTGGTGCCGCGCACCGTGACTGAGAACACCCTGCGGCGGGGCTTTGCCCCGCTGTCGACAGGGAGCGAGGCTCAACGCAGCTCGGCCGACGCGCGGAACTGA
- a CDS encoding sigma-54 dependent transcriptional regulator, with the protein MSKPRLLIVDEPAAREAYQAALNSLGGAEAVFESRDENAIRRLREEPFDLLIARIEPPAQGFELLREGRAADPALPVILVASTSSVETATRSLRAGASDYLAQPWQPDELVAAARRLLAERRREQEHELLRRQVERPYSFDELIGTSPAMQAVYRTIEQVADSDVPVLVIGETGTGKELVARSIHRRSRRAAASFVPVDCGAIPESLLESEFFGHERGTFTGAEARRIGLLEFADGGTFFLDELGELPLLMQAKLLRTLQEKQIRRVGGREQIDVDVRIVAATGRDLEAMVATGEFRQDLYYRINVVRIDLPPLRQRGDDVGLLAEFFANRYSREMQRSQVGITPEAYQVLSQYPWPGNVRELQNVIRRALALSHKSMIGLEDLPDGLVEQAGRRSGGAARTKAGDSVAVAPAAGGFFAQRDAHVAQFEHEYLTALLRKHHGDVKSAALEAQIPRGTLYRLMKNLGLDGNQFRASAELR; encoded by the coding sequence ATGAGCAAACCGCGACTGTTGATCGTCGATGAGCCCGCCGCGCGCGAGGCGTATCAAGCCGCCTTGAATTCGCTTGGCGGCGCCGAAGCGGTGTTCGAATCGCGCGACGAGAACGCGATCCGCCGGCTGCGCGAAGAGCCGTTCGATCTGCTGATCGCACGGATCGAGCCGCCAGCACAGGGTTTCGAGCTGCTGCGCGAAGGCCGGGCTGCCGATCCCGCGCTACCGGTGATCCTGGTGGCCAGCACGTCGAGCGTCGAGACGGCCACGCGGAGCCTGCGCGCCGGGGCGAGCGACTACCTGGCCCAGCCCTGGCAGCCCGACGAATTAGTTGCCGCCGCGCGGCGGTTGCTGGCAGAGCGCCGCCGCGAACAAGAGCACGAGCTGCTCCGCCGGCAAGTCGAGCGACCCTACAGCTTCGACGAACTAATCGGTACCAGCCCAGCCATGCAGGCCGTGTATCGCACCATCGAACAGGTGGCCGATTCGGATGTGCCTGTGCTGGTGATCGGCGAGACGGGCACCGGCAAAGAGCTCGTGGCCCGTTCGATCCATCGGCGCAGCCGCCGCGCCGCCGCTTCGTTCGTGCCGGTCGATTGCGGGGCGATACCCGAGTCGTTGCTCGAGAGCGAGTTTTTCGGCCACGAACGCGGCACCTTCACCGGAGCCGAGGCGCGGCGCATCGGGCTGCTCGAATTTGCCGACGGCGGTACCTTCTTTCTCGACGAGCTGGGCGAGCTGCCGCTGCTGATGCAGGCCAAGCTGCTGCGCACGCTGCAAGAAAAACAGATCCGCCGCGTCGGTGGGCGCGAGCAGATCGACGTCGACGTGCGCATCGTCGCGGCGACGGGCCGCGACCTCGAGGCGATGGTCGCCACGGGCGAATTCCGCCAGGACCTCTACTACCGCATCAACGTCGTGCGGATCGACCTGCCGCCGCTACGACAGCGCGGCGACGACGTGGGTTTGCTGGCCGAGTTCTTCGCCAATCGCTACAGCCGCGAGATGCAGCGCTCGCAAGTCGGCATCACGCCCGAAGCCTACCAGGTGCTCTCGCAATACCCCTGGCCGGGCAACGTCCGCGAGCTGCAAAATGTGATCCGCCGCGCGCTGGCGTTATCTCACAAGTCGATGATTGGCCTGGAAGACCTGCCTGACGGCCTGGTCGAGCAGGCCGGCCGCCGCTCCGGCGGCGCGGCCCGTACCAAGGCCGGCGACAGCGTGGCCGTGGCCCCAGCGGCGGGCGGTTTTTTTGCCCAACGTGATGCTCACGTCGCCCAGTTCGAGCACGAGTATCTGACCGCACTGTTGCGCAAGCATCACGGCGACGTGAAGTCGGCGGCGCTCGAAGCCCAGATTCCCCGCGGCACGCTCTACCGGCTGATGAAGAACCTCGGTCTCGACGGCAATCAGTTCCGCGCGTCGGCCGAGCTGCGTTGA